ctatttgtctatggtggtgcatttggagggagcggaacgcaagatgctttgaagatcaagagagatcaacggaagagcttagaactttgtttttcaatactttactccattggtcaattgtaattgattttcagggCAGGTCTTTTCACGATTTCCTTGTATCCCTAAGTATATGTCTCGTGTACTTGGGCATCCTTTGTatcacttttgatcaataaaattttgtttaccgataaaaaaaaaattatttcaagggGTTTCAATTGTGACTTAGACTTTTCATTTTGGAGCATAATCCTATAGGTGGTTTGCCTTTCCTTTGGTTTTTACAAATATTTGAGTCAATTCACAGCATTAAGTGCGGGACTTGAGtaatgccacctacaatggaatGGCCTAATGAGGATATTAgagatttaaattttctttttttttcgggGGTGGGAGGGGGTTGTAACACTTCATATTCAATATGAGAGGATGTTGAATGGGATCTCAAATTACTTGTGAAGGAGTTCTCGTGGCATAAAATGATTACATGGGCTTCAATTGTAACTTTGCTAGGTCTTTTGATGTTGGGCCCAGATGtggtttgggatttttttttcttgttatatGTTTTACCCAGGTAAGTGGGTGGAATTTTTTGCTTGGGGGCTTCTTATACTACTACCATGGCGTAATGGTTTGGATGCCCTGTCCTTGGGCCAAAGGGGAGTCGGTCacatttttgccactttgctctTCAGAAATTGGAAACCTTTTGATAGCAAAGTTGCAAACCTACGAGGGTGGGGCTTTTTGCTCGGGGCTTCCTATACTACTACCATGGCCTAAGTTTATCAGGATATGCATTGTAGTGGCCTCATAGTTGCATTTGAAGCATGgaaaatttcttaaacaaaCATTTAATGGGTAGAAAACTGCTAATGAGAATTGAAAGATGTTATTCTTTTATATGGTGCTGACAATGGTTCTACTTAGTGTATAACCTCTGCTCTTGTGCCTATTCTAATTCTGGACTTTTTATTGCAGCTGGGGCTGGCACATCAGACAATGGTTCATTCTTTTATCCTGTGGAAAATATGTCTCTAGATGGAACACATTTTGCTTCTCACTGGAGCCCTCCACCACGGTCAACTGCAAATCCTTCCTCAAGTCACAATGCAGAAGTACTACCTTATCAGCCAGATGCATCAGGCCCATCTCATGATCCTTTTGTGCATCTGCCAACTGCTGGAATGTTCTCTACAGTTCCGGATTCTTATGCACAACATGCATCTTCTTCTAATTATGAGTGGCCGACATTCCATGGCGTTGAGGGCAGTTTTGTTGATCTTACAGTGCCAAGCGGAAGGGGGCCTCACAAGCGAAAAAGTCCTGGAATTCCTTCAGTCTGTGAGAGAGGCAGTACAAGCAGATACTACAATGCTGGAAGTTCTCCCGATCTTCCATCATCTTCAGAACTGCGGCTGGAGAAATCAAGTATTGATTCTCAGTACATGCCTTGGGATCACATTACCATGAATCCCATTTATAGAGGCAGTGGCCTTTCAATTAGGGGTGAGGGTTCTTTGAGGAATGTCAGAAGCCGGTCTGCACTTGATTTGGAATCAAACCTCACTAGGACCCATCTGTCGACCAACCCTTCCTATTCTGTAAGCCACCCCATTGACCATTCCAGCCCTGTGGATGTTTTGGTTCAGGGTTCTAGTGCTTTGACACGGGATCGGAGTCTAATTAACATGTCTCCTGCACCTGGAAGGGTTATAGTTTCTGGTAAGTTTTATGTTGTTGGATGTCTTTGTTTTATGTTGTTGGATGTCTTTGTTTCTATCCAGTTTGCCATTGTTTCTAAGAGATTCCTAGTTGTAAATGGCAGATACGAGCAGCTTCAACCATGAGACAGATCAATTCCTTGTTGGAAGCAGTTCTGGAAACCCTTCTGCTGAGATTGGGGGATatcatcataattttattacaaGCAGAAATCCTGTTGCTCCTCAAAATTTTCATGCTAATTCAACCCAGTCTGTGAGGGGTGTTCGTAGTAGTAGCTTTAGTCAAAGATCTAGCCCGGCTTTCAGGGCTTCTTCAAGCAGCTTACGCCTGGGGCATGCGGCACCTTCTGATGGAGGACTACAGTTGGTGGCCGAAAGTTACTCCCCAAGACATCCAAGGCCATTGCCCACCATAGGGTGGCGTAATGGTGACCGCAATGGGAGGTCGAGGATATCTACTGGAAGATATAGGTCACTGCCTAATGAAGCAGGTGTCCATGATCGGTTTTCATCTGAGGTTCGTCTTTTATCTGATATAGGACTATGCCACAGTTGGGAGAGGGGTACCACTCCTCTACATCAATCGAACACTTTTTAATGTCGTTTTATTAAGCTATTGAGAGTCATTTTAGGAGACAATTGGTCGAGTTGGAATACTTATAGctattgttataaatatatccTTTGGCTATGGCATATATAGGTACAATGATGTATAACTGATATCACTGAGTCTCTTATTTCTATTGTACTCCTAGTTGGAATCCTTAATATCTGAGAAATAATTGTTGTTCATTTCATACTGTCATTACTTGCTGAATGCTGTAATTTATTATCACTTTGCAGGGTTTTATGATTGTGGATCGCTCAACTTGGTATGGGCCCAGAAATATGTTTGATCAGCATAGAGACATGATGCTAGACATAGACAACATGAGCTATGAGGTTATTAAtgcagtttctttttcttctaatctTTTCTTCCTGTTATAGTCGGGCTtaagatttttcttctttttgaaattttgtctCGTGCAGGACCTTCTTGCACTGGGGGAAAGGATTGGGAATGTGAGCACAGGTCTGTCTGAAGACTTAATATCAAAATGTTTGATAGAAACAATTTATTGTTCATCGGATCAGACCCAAGAGGAAGAAACTTGTGTGATCTGCCtggtaagtattttttttttccctatttgaAACAGGGAAACCAACTGGGGTTCCAAATGCTCTGGTTTTCGATTTGGGAATATATTGATTTGAACAATGATGTCATACACCCACCCTTATTTAGTGTTGAGCATTCTAGTTAATGTTGCTGATTACTTCTCTGGACTAGTGTGTCTAGAAACTCTGACCAGCTGAATCCGACTTCctgtaagagcattctcatcccAGTTGCTAAATTGGCTCCTTGGGTATTTTATTGGCAAAAGAACTCTACGTACATTCATGCTACATCCCTAGCTACAAAATGGAGAACACTTTAGCTTCGCTACAGTTACTCTCCAAATCAACTGTATCAAAGTTGatcttactttttctttttctttttgattgcTTCTTTACTTCTATTTAAaggtttttttgtttggttctaatagtttgttttatatatttaatatcaaaCTACGACACCTGAATGATTATATCACAGTAATTTTGTTTATTACTGGGCATCggggaaaaatagaagaaaggcATTTAAAGAACAATCACCCCTCAACTGCATTCATAGATATCACCCCTTGTTATATTTAAACGTCTTTTACATGGATAAAAAACAACCTCAGCCCTTTTTGTtctgttataaaaatatgattattgaatgatgaataaagaaaagaatatttaagTAATGTAGAGAAAGAATAGAGGGAGATGTATGATGCTTTGAAAATGGAGGAGGccttctttatttaaaatttagctgAACTTTTGAAGAGGTCAAACTGAATGGCTCTAATTGAATCTATTTGGAATCTACAGGAAGAGTACAGGGATAGGGATGGTGTTGGGACTCTGAAAGCTTGCGGCCATGACTACCATGTTAGCTGCATCAAGAAATGGTTGTCTATGAAGAATTCATGCCCAGTATGCAAAGCTTCTGCTCTGGCTGATAATATGAAGGACAAATAACTGAGTAATGTCTCATGTTGTTTAATATATTCTCAttcttgtatataaatatatttatatttatatttatatatatattcggaGATAATCCCTCAAAAAGGGGAGACATTTGCTCTACCAGCCGATGCCAATTCATTGTTGGTCTTCCATCTTGATCATGAGGAGCCTTTAaatgttattttggtttttggaCTTTCATTCAATGAAAAGTTACAGTCTTCTTATCTCCTCCCTAGTCGACTCTTGCTTTTTCATATTTGGCCAAATGATGGAACGAGCCCTTCCATTTGGTGTCAGAGTACGGATACGTGGTCATTCTATATAATCAAGAATTTTACATGTAGTAACTTTTACGTAAtcttttgtgtattttattaatgtgattggatgtgtcatttttataatataaaataaattaccaaGAATACTCTTATACCATTTATACTTTGGGATTCCCTAAGATTTCTTCTATGATTCATGTTACCTAGACTATCATTTTAGGTATATTACAATCTCAATCCCAACATAGgaattcattaaatatttttggtaaTTTAAGGCTCAATATGTTAAAAGTTTACAGGgacgtttggatgttagaccTTTTCAAAGATTTTAGAACTTTTTAAGATAGGTTTTGTGGAGTTGTATGTCGTGGAATCCTTAAAGATATACCtgtattaaaaaaagttgttgaGATAGGTTTTGTGGAGTTTTATGAAAGTTGTGGAATCCTTAAAATATGAGTAACACTAAAGCCACCATTGGGGCTCCCACTCAGAGCTCTTGGTagtatattttgtgttgttttttttttttgctttttttttttacatatattttttaaacacttttaaatatttttaaaaaataaaaaaaaatttacatcattaaaaaatatcaacagGAGCCCTCAGCGGGATTTGCGGGAAGACGAGTATtgatttaaagatatatttgtattaaaaaatgttgttgCGAAATGTTTTATTGGGATTTTAAAAGGTCAAGTACAAGTCTAAAGTATGCaagtttttttcaaattttttataaaagaaaaaatattctcatcatacatacatcacacatttaataaaaaaaataaaaataaaaattatgtacggtatataatatgagaatg
This genomic interval from Juglans regia cultivar Chandler chromosome 3, Walnut 2.0, whole genome shotgun sequence contains the following:
- the LOC109011170 gene encoding probable E3 ubiquitin-protein ligase ZFP1; amino-acid sequence: MGHRHLFSTSQSLENEHDQNWNHIHAEQHFVNLAGAGTSDNGSFFYPVENMSLDGTHFASHWSPPPRSTANPSSSHNAEVLPYQPDASGPSHDPFVHLPTAGMFSTVPDSYAQHASSSNYEWPTFHGVEGSFVDLTVPSGRGPHKRKSPGIPSVCERGSTSRYYNAGSSPDLPSSSELRLEKSSIDSQYMPWDHITMNPIYRGSGLSIRGEGSLRNVRSRSALDLESNLTRTHLSTNPSYSVSHPIDHSSPVDVLVQGSSALTRDRSLINMSPAPGRVIVSDTSSFNHETDQFLVGSSSGNPSAEIGGYHHNFITSRNPVAPQNFHANSTQSVRGVRSSSFSQRSSPAFRASSSSLRLGHAAPSDGGLQLVAESYSPRHPRPLPTIGWRNGDRNGRSRISTGRYRSLPNEAGVHDRFSSEGFMIVDRSTWYGPRNMFDQHRDMMLDIDNMSYEDLLALGERIGNVSTGLSEDLISKCLIETIYCSSDQTQEEETCVICLEEYRDRDGVGTLKACGHDYHVSCIKKWLSMKNSCPVCKASALADNMKDK